The Cetobacterium somerae ATCC BAA-474 genome includes a window with the following:
- the sstT gene encoding serine/threonine transporter SstT: MEKVFKAWCGLGLVKRIFIGLLFGVALAYIAPNSMSWITIFGDLFVGALKAVAPILVFFLVISAIVQHKKGQKTNIKSIVILYLLGTFLASLVAVIGSFLFPVTLSLVSNVNMESAPQNIVGVLKTLLLNLIDNPVKALFNGNYIGILFWSSLFGIFLKEAKEETKVVVVDISKALLKVVKLIIEFTPFGVMGLIFSSIEASGGSGLLSYGKILLLLLGCMATVALIVNPIIAFIMIQKNPYPLVFTCLKESGLTAFFTRSSAANIPVNMNLCEKLGLEKDMYSVSIPLGATINMAGAAVTISVFALSAAHTLGIQVDFFSAIVLSVLSAVSACGASGVAGGSLLLIPLACSLFGISNDVAMQVVGVGFVIGVLQDSCETALNSSTDVLFTSIAEYSQWRKEGREVEVSKV; encoded by the coding sequence ATGGAGAAAGTATTTAAAGCATGGTGCGGCTTAGGCCTGGTAAAACGAATTTTTATAGGATTATTATTTGGAGTAGCTTTAGCATATATTGCTCCTAATAGTATGAGTTGGATAACAATTTTTGGAGATTTATTTGTAGGTGCTCTAAAAGCAGTTGCTCCAATATTGGTATTTTTCTTAGTTATATCTGCAATTGTTCAGCATAAAAAAGGTCAGAAAACAAATATAAAATCAATAGTGATATTATATTTATTGGGAACTTTTTTAGCTAGTTTAGTTGCAGTAATAGGAAGTTTTTTATTTCCAGTTACCCTATCCCTTGTATCTAATGTAAATATGGAGTCAGCTCCACAAAATATAGTTGGAGTTTTAAAAACGTTACTTTTAAATTTAATAGATAATCCAGTAAAAGCTCTTTTTAATGGAAATTATATAGGCATCTTATTTTGGAGTTCATTATTTGGTATCTTTTTGAAAGAAGCTAAAGAAGAAACAAAAGTGGTAGTAGTTGATATTTCTAAAGCTCTTTTAAAAGTTGTAAAACTTATCATAGAGTTTACTCCATTTGGTGTTATGGGATTAATATTTAGTTCAATAGAAGCTAGTGGTGGAAGTGGATTACTATCATATGGAAAGATTTTACTTTTACTTTTAGGATGTATGGCAACAGTAGCTCTTATAGTTAATCCAATAATAGCTTTTATAATGATTCAAAAAAATCCATATCCATTAGTATTTACATGTTTGAAAGAAAGTGGATTAACTGCATTTTTTACAAGAAGTTCAGCAGCGAATATTCCAGTAAATATGAATCTTTGTGAGAAGCTAGGTTTAGAAAAAGATATGTATTCAGTTTCTATTCCTCTTGGAGCAACAATAAATATGGCAGGAGCAGCAGTTACAATATCTGTCTTTGCTTTAAGTGCAGCACATACTTTAGGAATTCAAGTAGATTTCTTCTCAGCAATTGTTCTAAGTGTTCTTTCAGCTGTAAGTGCTTGTGGAGCTTCAGGTGTAGCTGGAGGATCATTACTCTTAATTCCACTAGCATGTAGCTTGTTTGGGATATCTAATGATGTTGCAATGCAAGTTGTTGGAGTAGGGTTTGTTATAGGAGTTCTTCAAGATTCGTGTGAAACAGCTTTAAATTCATCTACAGATGTTTTATTTACAAGTATTGCAGAATATTCACAGTGGAGAAAAGAGGGAAGAGAAGTAGAGGTTAGCAAAGTATAA
- a CDS encoding sodium:solute symporter family protein translates to MVENLFLNLYFLGILAIGYNSFKKIKDSSHFFIANKEAGVFQVTGSLLATVLGSSAILGNVAATYSIGWAGIWLLFCAAFGLFALLPLLKKFEKFKGYNLPELLGSFYGDEVRILSSFIISIAWIGIVAAQIMGAAQIMEIISNFSYFQSVIISGVVFIIYTILGGQLSIIKTDCFQLIFILLGIVLCFLFLPNIETTYVVPQVINEKFSYIDLLILVLTYSSTFLVGPDIYSRIFCAKDSTVAKKSIIISIIILIPLAFILTKIGIFAAGAYPNLTNGQSPLLHVAANTLPKPISLLLYFGLLSAIISTADTCLLTGSSIFTEIFTKNLKNIRSIKLTRVFIGVFGLFSILVALKLKFILSSLLLALSVYSGALIIPCFAGILGYRFKKFYVLSAIIMGGAIALFGKIYGGNHSNYILILAFCINAIILTIGRKK, encoded by the coding sequence ATGGTAGAAAATTTATTTTTAAATTTATATTTTCTAGGTATTTTAGCAATTGGGTATAACTCATTTAAAAAAATTAAGGATAGTTCACATTTTTTTATAGCGAACAAGGAGGCTGGTGTTTTCCAAGTTACAGGTAGTTTATTAGCTACAGTTTTAGGAAGTTCAGCTATACTAGGAAATGTTGCTGCTACTTATTCTATTGGGTGGGCTGGAATTTGGCTTCTTTTTTGTGCTGCATTTGGTCTTTTTGCCCTTTTACCTTTACTTAAAAAATTTGAAAAATTTAAAGGTTATAATCTTCCTGAACTCTTAGGAAGTTTTTATGGAGATGAGGTTCGAATTTTAAGTTCTTTTATTATTTCCATAGCTTGGATTGGAATTGTTGCTGCTCAAATTATGGGTGCTGCTCAAATTATGGAGATTATAAGTAATTTTTCTTATTTTCAAAGTGTTATTATAAGTGGAGTGGTTTTTATTATATATACGATACTAGGTGGACAACTTTCAATTATAAAAACAGATTGTTTTCAATTAATTTTTATTTTATTAGGTATTGTTCTATGCTTTTTATTTTTACCAAACATAGAAACAACTTATGTAGTACCTCAAGTAATCAACGAAAAATTTAGTTACATCGATTTATTAATTTTAGTACTAACATATTCATCTACATTTTTAGTTGGTCCTGATATTTACTCTAGAATTTTTTGTGCAAAAGATAGTACTGTTGCTAAAAAATCTATTATTATTAGTATTATTATTTTAATACCTTTAGCTTTTATTTTAACTAAAATAGGTATATTTGCTGCGGGAGCTTATCCAAATTTAACTAATGGTCAATCTCCATTACTACATGTTGCAGCTAACACTTTACCAAAACCTATAAGTCTTCTTTTATACTTTGGTTTACTTTCTGCTATAATTTCTACTGCTGACACTTGTTTGCTAACTGGATCATCTATATTTACAGAGATTTTTACTAAAAATTTAAAAAATATAAGATCAATTAAACTTACAAGAGTTTTCATTGGAGTATTTGGGTTATTTAGTATCCTAGTTGCTCTTAAACTCAAGTTTATATTAAGTTCTCTATTATTAGCTTTATCTGTTTATTCTGGTGCACTTATAATTCCATGTTTTGCAGGAATTTTGGGATATCGATTTAAAAAGTTCTATGTTCTAAGTGCAATTATAATGGGAGGAGCTATAGCTTTATTTGGAAAAATCTATGGTGGTAATCATTCAAATTATATTTTAATTCTTGCATTTTGCATCAATGCTATAATTTTAACAATTGGCAGAAAAAAATAA
- a CDS encoding biotin--[acetyl-CoA-carboxylase] ligase has translation MTTKEKIISMLEENKGSYLSGEDIGIQLNISRAAVSKAIKELKNNGYTIDSVNRKGHCIPHKSNTLSLIEIKKNLKYNNDIILKDSVFSTNSEGKNYLVNNPEHGTVIIANEQTNGRGRKGRSFFSPKNTGIYMSIILKPKTLLLENSFKITIATAVAVSNAIDEICNKDTQIKWVNDIFLNNKKICGILTEAITDFESGSIENIVLGIGVNFNTLNFPEDLSHTAGSIFLEDITPINRNQLISKIINNLMDIIENLDDSEIIKIYRNKSFLIGKDIIYYEKNSPIQGIVVDIDDNGHLIVQDSNKIIKILKSGEVNFKW, from the coding sequence ATGACTACTAAAGAAAAGATTATCTCTATGTTAGAAGAAAACAAAGGTTCTTATCTTTCAGGAGAAGATATTGGAATTCAATTAAATATCTCTCGTGCAGCAGTTTCGAAAGCTATTAAAGAACTAAAAAATAATGGTTATACAATTGACTCTGTAAATAGAAAAGGTCACTGTATTCCTCACAAGAGTAATACTTTATCCTTAATAGAAATCAAAAAAAATCTTAAATACAATAATGATATTATTTTAAAAGATTCTGTTTTCTCTACTAATTCAGAGGGAAAAAATTATCTAGTAAATAATCCAGAGCATGGAACCGTTATAATTGCTAATGAGCAAACAAATGGTAGAGGACGAAAAGGGCGAAGTTTTTTTTCACCTAAAAATACTGGAATATATATGAGTATTATTTTAAAACCAAAAACTTTACTTCTGGAAAACTCTTTTAAGATAACCATTGCTACAGCAGTTGCTGTTTCTAATGCAATCGATGAAATCTGTAATAAAGATACTCAAATAAAGTGGGTTAATGATATTTTCTTAAATAATAAAAAAATATGTGGAATCTTAACAGAAGCTATAACAGATTTTGAAAGTGGCTCTATTGAAAATATTGTTTTAGGAATTGGAGTAAACTTTAATACTTTAAACTTTCCAGAGGATCTTTCTCATACTGCTGGATCGATTTTTCTAGAGGATATTACTCCTATTAACAGAAATCAACTAATTTCAAAAATAATAAATAATCTTATGGATATTATAGAAAATTTAGATGATTCAGAAATTATTAAAATCTATCGTAATAAATCATTTTTAATTGGTAAAGATATTATTTATTATGAAAAAAATAGTCCTATTCAAGGTATTGTTGTTGATATTGATGATAATGGACATCTTATTGTTCAAGATTCCAATAAAATTATAAAAATTTTAAAATCAGGGGAGGTTAATTTTAAATGGTAG
- a CDS encoding ACT domain-containing protein — protein MNGKFLVVDKSILPDYLEKVIEVRNLLAEGKVQNVSDAVKIVGISRSTYYKYKDFVFLPSDNALGKKALISLMLEHEKGALSEVLNFLSSVNCNIITINQNIPINNVASVVISFEISSTSLPPEDVVHELKKIKYVKMSRLLAFE, from the coding sequence ATGAATGGAAAATTTTTGGTTGTAGATAAATCTATCCTTCCAGATTATCTGGAGAAAGTTATTGAGGTTAGAAACTTACTAGCTGAAGGCAAAGTCCAAAATGTTAGTGATGCTGTTAAAATTGTCGGAATAAGTCGAAGTACTTATTATAAATATAAAGATTTTGTATTTTTACCATCTGATAATGCTTTGGGAAAAAAAGCTTTAATATCTCTTATGTTAGAGCATGAAAAAGGCGCTTTATCTGAAGTTTTAAATTTTTTATCATCGGTTAATTGTAATATAATTACTATTAATCAAAATATTCCAATTAATAACGTCGCTTCTGTAGTTATATCTTTTGAGATATCTTCAACTTCTCTTCCTCCAGAAGATGTTGTTCATGAACTAAAAAAAATTAAATATGTTAAAATGTCTAGACTTCTAGCATTTGAGTAA